The Miscanthus floridulus cultivar M001 chromosome 7, ASM1932011v1, whole genome shotgun sequence genome includes a region encoding these proteins:
- the LOC136462259 gene encoding probable enoyl-CoA hydratase 2, mitochondrial, with protein sequence MAKKAINEGTEVADMTSALAIEGECYEQLLHTQDRLEALAAFAEKRKPVYSRKVVSERMMIIVLRSSSPNMLGLRRLLAVSGRPRAGRSPPPSAASSHSAVFFRALQILAQPGPVRLQKLSAPDTGIVELRLERPEAKNAIGKEMLQGLRSAIQEVEADTAANVVLVASSVPKVFCAGADLKGIRSSVR encoded by the exons ATGGCAAAGAAGGCTATCAATGAGGGGACGGAGGTCGCGGACATGACCTCGGCGCTGGCTATCGAAGGGGAGTGCTACGAGCAGCTGCTGCACACGCAGGATCGCCTTGAGGCCCTGGCTGCATTTGCCGAGAAGAGGAAGCCTGTGTACAGCAGGAAAGTAGTATCAGAAAGAATGATGATAATCGTCCTGAGA TCCAGCTCTCCCAACATGCTCGGCCTCCGGCGCCTCCTCGCTGTCTCCGGCCGGCCACGCGCCGGAAGGTCACCTCCGCCTTCTGCGGCCTCCTCCCACAGCGCCGTCTTCTTTCGCGCCCTCCAAATCCTCGCCCAGCCGGGTCCCGTCCGCCTTCAAAAGCTCTCGGCTCCGGACACCG GGATCGTGGAGCTGAGGCTGGAGCGGCCGGAGGCCAAGAACGCCATAGGGAAGGAGATGCTCCAGGGGCTGCGGAGCGCGATCCAGGAGGTGGAGGCTGACACGGCTGCAAACGTCGTCTTGGTGGCGAGCTCGGTGCCCAAGGTTTTCTGCGCGGGCGCCGATCTCAAG
- the LOC136464112 gene encoding phospholipase A1-Ibeta2, chloroplastic-like: MTIAAAVTAPTSAPVHVAPRHATPAVVQPRAAPRRDPSPLNPNTPAQALRSASPGGGSSAPAAATDGGARAHIANLDKVLGKPPQVPRPAAAASNKQGQGQEQEQEPLNVRHGLLNALNLSFFVPMPGMRARTAADEHMSPRSLMHMQQVLSADSPRASPRCTIAPRWRRLHGEGGWEGLLDPLDSDLRRELLRYGDFVQAAYQAFHSLPTASARHRGLMLPDRSYRPTRSLFATSALSMPPWAKRPNTPEWLTQQSNWVGYVAVCESEREVARMGRRDIAIVLRGTATCLEWAENLRASLVPLDGDSSDGADTAGAEEPKVARGFLSLYKTAGEKVKSLSEEVMDEVRRLMDKYKGEELSITIVGHSLGAALALLVADEVATSIPDAPPVAVVSFGGPKVGNAAFVDRLTSSGKVNVLRIVNAGDVVTKVPGVAPLLPHKKEQYQHVGAELRIDSKNSPCLRPDAGPACRHDLEAYLHLIDGFTGTGRPFRHDARRSVIRLLQLQRGNVKKEYVNRARELGVDPAAPADVGRSMAYGNCAVASPS; this comes from the coding sequence ATGACAATAGCAGccgcggtgaccgcgcccacgtcCGCGCCAGTGCACGTCGCGCCGCGCCACGCCACCCCCGCGGTCGTCCAgccgcgcgccgcgccgcgccgggaCCCGTCGCCGCTGAACCCCAACACGCCGGCGCAGGCGCTCCGGTCGGCCAGCCCCGGCGGCGGGTCTTCTGCACCTGCTGCGGCCACGGATGGCGGCGCCAGGGCTCACATCGCCAACCTTGACAAGGTGCTCGGGAAGCCGCCGCAGGTGCCGAGGCCCGCCGCGGCCGCGAGCAACaagcaggggcaggggcaggagcaggagcaggagccgcTCAACGTCAGGCACGGCCTGCTCAACGCGCTGAACCTGTCCTTCTTCGTGCCCATGCCCGGGATGCGGGCGCGGACGGCCGCCGACGAGCACATGTCGCCGCGGAGCCTCATGCACATGCAGCAGGTCCTCTCGGCCGACTCCCCGCGGGCCTCCCCGCGGTGCACCATCGCGCCTCGCTGGCGCAGGCTCCACGGGGAAGGCGGCTGGGAGGGCCTCCTCGACCCGCTGGACTCGGACCTCCGGCGCGAGCTGCTCCGGTACGGCGACTTCGTGCAGGCCGCGTACCAGGCGTTCCACTCGCTGCCCACCGCGTCGGCGAGGCACCGCGGGCTCATGCTCCCCGACCGCTCCTACCGCCCCACGCGCAGCCTCTTCGCCACCTCCGCGCTGTCCATGCCGCCGTGGGCCAAGCGCCCCAACACGCCCGAGTGGCTCACGCAGCAGTCCAACTGGGTCGGCTACGTCGCCGTCTGCGAGTCGGAGCGGGAGGTCGCCCGCATGGGCCGCCGCGACATCGCCATCGTGCTGCGCGGCACCGCCACCTGCCTCGAGTGGGCGGAGAACCTCCGCGCCTCGCTGGTGCCCCTCGACGGCGACAGCAGCGACGGCGCCGACACGGCCGGAGCGGAGGAGCCCAAGGTGGCGCGGGGCTTCCTCAGCCTGTACAAGACGGCCGGGGAGAAGGTCAAGAGCCTGTCGGAGGAGGTGATGGACGAGGTGCGGCGCCTCATGGACAAGTACAAGGGCGAGGAGCTCAGCATCACGATCGTCGGACACAGCCTCGGCGCCGCCCTGGCGCTCCTCGTGGCCGACGAGGTCGCCACGTCCATCCCCGACGCGCCCCCCGTCGCCGTGGTCTCCTTCGGGGGCCCCAAGGTGGGCAACGCTGCGTTCGTCGATAGGCTCACCAGCAGCGGCAAGGTCAACGTCCTGCGCATCGTCAACGCCGGCGACGTCGTCACCAAGGTGCCCGGGGTGGCTCCGCTGCTGCCGCACAAGAAGGAGCAGTACCAGCACGTGGGCGCGGAGCTCCGGATCGACAGCAAGAACTCGCCGTGCCTCCGCCCGGACGCCGGGCCCGCGTGCCGCCACGACCTGGAGGCGTACCTGCACCTCATCGACGGGTTCACGGGGACGGGGCGCCCGTTTCGGCACGACGCGCGGCGCAGCGTCATCCGCCTCCTGCAGCTGCAGAGGGGCAACGTCAAGAAGGAGTACGTGAACCGTGCGCGCGAGCTCGGCGTCGACCCCGCCGCGCCGGCGGACGTCGGCCGGAGCATGGCGTACGGCAACTGCGCCGTCGCCAGCCCCTCGTGA